GTTTGGCTTGCAGGCGGGTATCGGCAAATTCTGTAGTGTCATAATTGCCAAATCCAGCAAAAGTGCGATCGCCTGCTAGATCCCGCGTTACATAAACTTGCCGGGTTGGTGCTGTGGGATGAAGTTGTACTCCTGTTGTATCTACGCCTATTTCTTGTAATAGCTTCACCAGTGCCTTCCCTGGCTCATCTTCACCAATAGCTCCGATAAATCCTGCTGGTGTTCCTAACTTTACTAAAGCACAGGCTACGTTAGCCGGCGCTCCTCCTGGGTAGGGAGTCCAAGATTGAACTTCTTCTAGCTTTAGCCCTAATTGATCGGCTAAACAATCGAATAAAACTTCACCAAGACATAAAACACGGGGATTGCTCATTTCATTTTAGATTTTGAGAGAAGCCTGAGTACCGACTTGTGGCGATTGCGCCAAGCGCAGTGCCATTCGCCTTAGCCTCCGCTAGGAGAAAAAGAAGAGAAGGCAATCAGAACTTCAAGGATCTGAGATTAAATTTTGCCAGTATAAAATCTACAATGTTATTTGCTAATCTGTCGCCAGTCCTTCATAGAATGAAATAGCAATTTTTACTACTTTCCTAACCTCTATATACTCCTAATTACTGGCTCTCTAATGTAAGTAATTACATATATTTTTGTCAAAATATATGTTATATTTAATACTTGACTTTTATTGAACTTGAGATAACTGCAAATTTGAAATCCAAAGAAAATCTAGACAATAGTATTCCTGTGAACACTTGAAACGCCTACTAACAAAAGAATCTTCTAGAATTAGAAAGAGTGATTAAGTACATATACCAAGGGAGGATAGAAAAAGTCATGGCTGCTGGCGAGTCTCAGACCCCTGTAAGTCTGTCAGACAGAGAACTGCAAATTATCGACTTAGTGGCCGCTGGCTTAACTAACCAAGAAATTGCAGCAAAACTGGAAATTAGCAAACGTACAGTGGATAACCATATCAGTAATATACTGACTAAAACCCAGACAGAAAATCGGGTAGCTCTTGTCCGCTGGGCTTTGCAGTGGGGCAAAGTCTGTATGAATGAAGTCAATTGCTGTCTTCTGCCTAATCAGAACGAGTAAACAATTGTTAGTAGCGAAGCAATTGATCTGGTTTGGTAAGCTGACAAGGCAATTTTGAGGTTTACTGATTGTTTTTCTCCTCACTCTTTATATTTCAGTGCGATCGCCTCTACCAAAATTTCTGCATCCTTTATTCAGTGTGAGTTTACCCAAACAGAGCTAGCTGTCCCTTGAATGAAAAAACCTAGATCAGAATTCTTCTCAAAATTGAGCAGAACACAACTAGCTGATTTGTTCTGGGTAGAAGCAGTTTTCTTCCATTGGTACAGTTATGTTTATAACGCTTCTCGTTTGTACGCAATACCCTCTGACCTTTCTCCTAGAAACAGAAAAGCTAAAAGCCTTACTCCCCTTCCCTACAAGGGAAGGGCTGAGGGTTAGGTCTGTATTGAACTTAACTACAAACTGCGATATACAAACAACATAGCTGTACCATTGGAAAATTTCCCCTGTACTTAACTGACATTTACCTAATGATCAACAAAAATTAGCAACAATCCACTAGTGCAAGCGTTACATTTGAAAGAAATCTATATTGCTCCATAAGCTTAGGGAGCAATGTTCTTATGAATACTTCTGCTTCTGCCAAAGGTAGCTTGTCTCCCTTTGACTTTTTAAACTTTGACTTAACGACACTTCTATCTGGGGAAGTTACGAGTTCAGAAACTGCACTTCGGGATTTTCCCCAATCCACGCAAGATAGTGAACTACTCAAGCAGCTATCGTTTGTTCCTGGGTTAAAAGAAATTTTGATGGTGCGGCAGGTTCACGCTTTAGAACACGCCACTGTTTGGGTTCTCGGTGAATCAAAAAGTGTCTATCCTGCCGCAGGAAAGTCTACTAATATTCAAGTTGATAACGAACTATTAAGTGGTTTATCCACCGAACATGGCTTCTACCTCTATGGTGAAGTGAATATTAGTGATTTACGCCGTGCGGTGGCACTCGCGAGACATCGCCTCACCAGTGGAGAATGGGATTTAGCTGTGCATCCCCGTTGTGGCACTAACTTATCAGTAGCAATGCTGTTAACAGCTGGACTAGTTGTGGGGGTAAATTTAATACTACCGTTCCGACCAATTGAGCAACTTATCGGTTTAGGCTTGGCAGCAACGACAGCAGCTGAACTCGCACCTGATTTAGGTTCTCTCGCACAGCGTTACCTAACAACTGCCATACCCTTCAACTTAACAATTGAGAATATTACTTTGACTCGCGATGTTTGGGGACGGCAGGGGCATTTTGTGAAAGTGAACTGGCAAGATTAGTTAGAAAAGGGGAAAATTCTACAATTACCCGACTCTTTCACCTCTCAAGGGTAGGTTATTCTGAGTTGCTTTAGTTGCGGCGAACAACTTTGCCTAGTATGAAAGATTAATTAAACTGGGCTAAATAATAGCTATGGTAAATATTTGTAAATATATTTTGGGAATACTAGGTATGGCAACACTGCTTTTCCAGTAATTTAACGTGAGTTGGATGGGTCATATCATTTCCGTCCATAAAACCTCTCCCTGGTTTTACTACGCAAAACCTGTCCCTCTCCGACTCGGAGAGGGACAGACTTGAACTAAAGTTCAAGGCAGGGAGAAGTTTGTCAAATTCACATTAATTTGCTGAACTATGGAAGTCTTCCTCCAGCTGGGAAAGTAGCAGTGATAATACCTCAAAGGCAAAGGATTGAGATTATGCTCGCTACCAAGAGCATGGAAAATGCGAATGATTTGAGCCTGCAATTAGATTCAACTTTAAAAGAATTACCAGTTTGGGAGGTTGAGGTTGAGATACATCTTCCTGGTAATACATTAATTAGCCTTTTTGAGCATGAGCATTTACTGCCGGGAATTATCTTGACTAAAAACCAAGATTTTGTGGGAATGATTTCACGACAAAGATTTTTTGAGCAGATGAGTCGCCCTTATAGCTTTGAGCTGTTTTCGAGGCGACCGATTGAGAGTCTTTTTAGCTTTATCCAATCAGAAGTCTTTGTATGTTCTGAGGATATGCTGATTGTAGAAGCAACTCAGGTAGCATTGCAGCGATCGCCTCAACTTGTCTATGAACCAATATTAGTAAAAACTAAGTCAAAAAAGTATGGAATAGTTAATTTCCATCAGTTACTTTTAGCTAATTCCCAGGTTCATACTCTCACACTCATAAAACTACAGGACGTCAAGAAACAATCTCGAATAACTAAGGCAGGGTTTCGTGACCTGCAACATAACTACACTCGACTATTACAAAATGAGAAAATGGCTGCTTTAGGTCAGCTAGTCGCAGGTATTGCCCATGAAGTAAACAACCCTATCAGCTTTATTGCTGGTAATCTTGTCCATGCTATGGATTATAGTCACGAATTATTAAATCTGATTAGCCTGTACCAAAAATACTATCCTAATCCGGTAACAGATATTGAAAGTGCGATCGCTAAAAATGAACTGGAGTTTATTATCAGCGATTTACCTAATCTGCTAAATTCAATGGGGAGTGGTTGCGATCGTATTAAGCAAATTGTTTCTTCTTTACGAAATTTCTCTCGTCTAGATGAGTCTGAAAGAAAAAGTGTTGATATTCATGAAGGTATTGATAATACTCTACTATTTTTACAAAGTCGGCTCAAAAACCAAATCAAGGTTATCAAAGATTACGCAACCCTTCCTTTAGTTGACTGCTATGCTGGGTTACTCAATCAGGCATTTATGAATATTCTGGCAAATGCGATTGATGCCTTAGAAGAGCCTGTAGTTAATGGTACAGTTACGCAAAATAAACGACTTACTACTGACGTTCCCACAGTTAATATTC
This region of Nostoc sp. UHCC 0302 genomic DNA includes:
- a CDS encoding ATP-binding protein, whose protein sequence is MLATKSMENANDLSLQLDSTLKELPVWEVEVEIHLPGNTLISLFEHEHLLPGIILTKNQDFVGMISRQRFFEQMSRPYSFELFSRRPIESLFSFIQSEVFVCSEDMLIVEATQVALQRSPQLVYEPILVKTKSKKYGIVNFHQLLLANSQVHTLTLIKLQDVKKQSRITKAGFRDLQHNYTRLLQNEKMAALGQLVAGIAHEVNNPISFIAGNLVHAMDYSHELLNLISLYQKYYPNPVTDIESAIAKNELEFIISDLPNLLNSMGSGCDRIKQIVSSLRNFSRLDESERKSVDIHEGIDNTLLFLQSRLKNQIKVIKDYATLPLVDCYAGLLNQAFMNILANAIDALEEPVVNGTVTQNKRLTTDVPTVNIRTELTQDRQVIIRIVDNGPGISEDTKKRLFDPFFTTKPVGKGTGLGLSICYQIIVEKHGGQIHCVSTPGQGAEFIIKIPLTLPAFPDC
- a CDS encoding helix-turn-helix transcriptional regulator produces the protein MAAGESQTPVSLSDRELQIIDLVAAGLTNQEIAAKLEISKRTVDNHISNILTKTQTENRVALVRWALQWGKVCMNEVNCCLLPNQNE
- a CDS encoding DUF6391 domain-containing protein, with the translated sequence MNTSASAKGSLSPFDFLNFDLTTLLSGEVTSSETALRDFPQSTQDSELLKQLSFVPGLKEILMVRQVHALEHATVWVLGESKSVYPAAGKSTNIQVDNELLSGLSTEHGFYLYGEVNISDLRRAVALARHRLTSGEWDLAVHPRCGTNLSVAMLLTAGLVVGVNLILPFRPIEQLIGLGLAATTAAELAPDLGSLAQRYLTTAIPFNLTIENITLTRDVWGRQGHFVKVNWQD